CGTCACGTAACCCAGGCCCATCACCGGGGAATCCGTCGCGCGATAGATCAGGTGGTAGTTGCGATCGTTGCGGAATCCGTCCTTCAGACAGATGTGACCCGTGCTGGGATTGCCTGGCCAGCCATCGGGACAATCGGCGAATGCCCACTGGTCGTCGGGCACGGCCTCGCCGCGGGGAATGTCCGGCGCGCTCGGCTTCGGCGAGTCGCTCGACAACATGTAGAGCTCGGCTTGCGCCTGCTTCTTGTCGGCGGACACAGCGGGAAAGGACTTGAATGCCGGGCCGCCGGATAAGGGCAACGATGAGGGTTTGCCGCCGTTGAAATTGCGGTCGGAGAACTCGGTCAGGATGCGTTCCGTGACCGGCCGGCCGTTTTCCAGGGCAATCGGGAAATTCACCGTCAAACGGTTGTCGCCGGGTGCGATGTCTGCACCCCAGCCCACCCACGCCAGCACGTAGCCGCGTTTCATCAGGAAGCCGTTGCCGAAATCGCGCGAGGCAACCGGATCGTTCATGTTGGCGTCCGAGGCGGTGTCGTGCATGCGGCCGAAGGAGATCTTGCGTCCGCGGTTGTTGACTTCGAAGAACAGGGTTTTCACGCCCAGGGCCATATCCACGGGTTTGAGGATCGCCATGTCAGCGGAGAACTCGACCCTGCCCTTTGCGTTCAGAGGTGCGCGGTCGATATCGAATACGGTTTTGTTTCTCTCGAGAGTCGTATCGACTTCGAACCATGCGCGTCCGGTCAGTTTTTCATAGGGTCCGGCGTCGCCGAACGACATCCCGTCCGCAACGACTTCGCGTTTCGCGATTTCGAGTTTGACGAGCTTCGCTTCGACATCGACCGCGAACATGAGGCCGGCGGCAAGCAGGAGTGCGGAAAACGCGCGGATGTGTTGCATGAACACCTCTTCGAATGGCGGATTTGTTGTAATCGTGCGGCAAGTACGGCCGGGGCGTTACAATATCGCAGAATAGTGTTTCGGGCGAGGCGGTGATGGGCGTAATCGGCGAACCGGGCGTTTCCAGCAAACTGCGGATAGTGCACGTCGCCTGTCCGCATGACTGTCCCGACGGTTGCTCCATGCGGGTTACCGTGGACACAGCCTCCGGGCGCGCGATCAAGGTGGAGGGCGACCGGACGCACCCGGTGACACGCGGCTATCTCTGCAACAAGGTCAATCATTATCTCGACCTGGTCTACAACGACAAACGCGTGCTTTATCCGCACCGTCGCGTCGGACCGAAAGGTGCCGGCGCGAAATTCCAGCGTATCGGCTGGGACGAAGCGCTCAACGAAATCGCAGTAAGACTCAAGGCGGTGATCTCGGAGTACGGCGCCGAGGCCGTCCAGCCGTTTTCCTATTCCGGCACGCTCGGCATGCTTGGTTTTTTCGGCATGGGCGAACGTTTCTTCAACAAGATGGGCGCCGCGCGCCTCGAGCGCACGATCTGCACTGCAGCCGGGGCCGCAGCCGAAATGCACACTTTCGGTCGCGTGGGCGACGCCAACATCGAAGACTTGCCGGATATGGAGGTCGTGATCCTCTGGGGTACGAACCTGGTGTCCACCGGGGTGCATGCGATGCCGTTCGTGAATGCGGCGCGCGACAACGGCGCAAAGATCATCGCGATCGATCCGCGTGTGACGCGGACCACTGCGTTCGCGGACTGGCATATTCAGCCGCGCCCCGGTACCGACGCGGCGCTGGCGCTCGGGATGATGAAAGTCATCGTCGATCGCGGCCTGCACGATGTGGATTTTCTCGAACGCCATACCTTGGGCTGGAAAAAGCTGCTGGACGAGCGCCTGCCGGAGTACACGCTGGATCGCGTCGAAGCGATCACCGGCATTCCCGCGGCCGATGTCGAAAAACTGGCATTGCTCTACGGCGGGACAAAACAGTCCTTCATACGGGTGAACTGGGGCATCCAGCGCCATGACAACGGCGGCATGATGACCCGCGCCATCAAGCTGCTGCCGGCGATCACCGGCGCGATGCGCGGCAAGGGCGGCGTGTGCATGTCGACCGGAGGAGAAATGCGGCGCGTGGATATGCGCAAGTTGCAGGGCACTTACCTGCTCGAAGGGCGCACGCCGCGTACTATCAACATGATCCAGCTCGGCAATGCGCTCAACGATTCCGCTCTCGATCCGCCAATCAAGGCGTTGTTCTGCTGGAACGCCGATCCGGCCAATTGCGTTCCCGACACCACCGCGGCTCGCAAGGGCATGTCCCGCGACGATTTGTTTATGGTGGTGCACGACACCTTCTGGTGCGATTCCGCGTCTTACGCCGACATCGTGCTGCCGGCCGATACGGCACTCGAACATATGGATCTGCTCCCGGCCTATGGGAACTACTACTACACCCTGTCCGAGCAGGCGATCGGGAAACAGGGCGAGAGCCTCGACAACCAGGAAATGTTCCGCCGGCTGGCAAAGGCGATGGGTTACGACGATCCCTGCTTTTCGCAGTCCGACGAGAACATGATCCGCGAACTGATCGATCCCAAGGTCAATCCGCTATTCGAGGGCATTACCTACGACGGATTGAAACGCAACGGCTGGGCGAGGGCCAACGTCGATTCTCCGCGCCGCTGGGGTATCAACAGCGGCAAGTGGCCGACTCCGTCGGGCAAGATCGAGATCTACTCGGAGGCGCTGGCCAAACTCGGCGTGGACCCCTTGCCGATGCATCTGCCGGAGCAGGAGGGATTCGAAAGCCTGGAGGCGAAGAAAAAATTTCCGCTGCAAGTGATCAGCGCCGCGACTCATTACTTCATTGGCTCGAGTTTTCAGCATGTGCCGCGCCTGCAGGAAATGCTCGCGCGTCCGACCTTCGAGATCAGCACGCGGGACGCTAAGGCGCGCGGCATCCAGGATGGCGACGACTGCCGGTTATTCAACGACCGCGGCGAGGTCTTTGGCCATGCATTGATCGTCGACGGCCTGCTGTCCGGCGTGATCGGTGCCCAAAAGCAACTGCAAGGCTCGAAAATGCGCGGCGGGGTCAACATCAACGCGCTGACCAGCCAGCGCGAGTCCGATATGGGCAGAGGGCCGGTGTTCTATTCGACGCTGGCGCAGATCGAAAAAGCAAAGAAGGACTGAGGACTGAGCACCCCTCAAGGGGGGTCTTGAAAAGAATGCTGAGGACTGAGAAAAAGCAGGAAAAGATGTCGATGGTGAAGATTGCCTTCACCAATCACCAATCACCAGTTATGGGTGAAAGCCCGGTATACCCGCAAGGGTGCACCAGTCACCGGAGGCGCTCATGAGCGTCACCATCATGGACGGCATCGCCGTGTCGAAGGCTATCCGCGCGCAGTGGAAAGAACGTGTCGACGCTCTCAAGGAGCAGGGTGTAACGCCAGGCCTGGCGGTAATCCTGGTCGGCGACAACCCGGCTTCGCAGGTCTACGTGCGCTACAAGGTCAAGGCCTGCGGCGTCATGGGGCTGCATTCCGAACTCCACCCGTTTCCGGCGGATGTGTCCGAGCAAACGGTACTGGCAAAGATCGCCGAACTCAATCGCAGCCCGAAGATCCACGGCATTCTGGTGCAACTGCCGCTGCCGCCGCAAATCGACAATACCAAGGTACTGGAAGCGATCTCGGTGGAAAAAGACGCCGACGGCTTCCATCTCTACAATCTCGGCGCGCTGGTTGCCGGCGGTACGGTATTCCCGCCTTGCACGCCGTACGGCGTGATGGCGTTGCTCGATCACTATCGCATTCCGATCGAAGGTTGCAACGCCGTGGTGATTGGCCGCAGCAACATCGTCGGTAAGCCGATGGCGCTGATGCTGCTGGCGCGCAGCGCGACGGTGTCGATCTGCACATCGAAGACACGCGACCTCAGGCAATACACTTCGATCGCCGACATTCTGGTGGTTGCGACCGGCAAGCCGAAGATGGTCACGGGAGACATGATCAAACCCGGTGTTGTCGTTGTCGATGTCGGCATCAACCGCATGCCCGACGGAAAGCTGGCGGGCGATGTGGATTTCGATAGCGCGAAGGAAAAGGCGTCCTACATCACGCCCGTTCCGGGTGGCGTGGGCCCGATGACCGTCACGATGCTGCTGGCGAATACCGTGCAGGCTGCGGAGCGATTCGCTGCGAAATCGCTCAACGCCCGTGCGGATCAGGTCGGTGCCGGGTCCAAGGTCGCTGCTCTGGAATAATAAACACTTTTGCCGCGATCCCGCCGTGATAGTGCTGCGTCAGGCGCGGATGGAAACCGGAATGCGCCGCGGACCGAAGGGTTTTTCGAACTTGCCGAAGCGGCCCGCGATCGCCCTGCCGCAGCTGGTGCAACGCCCTTCTGCCGAAACCCGGTAGATCAGGATCCGATGCCAGTCGCGCACGATCAGACCGGTGCCGCAGCCGGAACAAAACGTGGTTCCGCCTTCGATGTCGTGCACGTTGCCGGTGTAGACGTATTTCAATCCCTCTCCAATGGCGATTTCTCGCGCACGCGTAAGCGTGGATGCGGGCGTGGGTGGCAGGTTGTCGAGTTTGTAGTCCGGATGAAAGGCCGTGAAATGCAGGGGCACGTCCGTGCCCAGTTCCGTCGACATCCACCTCGATAGCTGAACCAACTCCTCGTCGGAATCGTTTTTCGTCGGAATCAGCAGCGTGGTGACCTCGAACCAGACGTCGGTTTCGTGACGCAGGTATTTGAGCGTATCGAGTACCGGTTGCAGGGTTGAGCCGGTGAGCTTGACGTAGAACTCGTCGGTAAATCCCTTGAGGTCGACATTGGCCGCATCCATCTTCGCGTAGAACTCGCGCCTGGGCGCGTCGTGCATGTAGCCCGCCGTGACGGCCACCGTGCGTATCCCGCGAGCGTGACACGCATCCGCGACATCCATCGCGTACTCGGCAAAGATGACCGGATCGTTGTAGGTGAACGCGACGCTCTTGCTGCCGGCGGCCTCGGCAGCCGCGGCAATCCGGTCGGGATCCGCGAGGTCCATCAACCGGTCCATGTCGCGCGACTTGGAGATGTCCCAGTTCTGGCAGAACTTGCACGCCAGGTTGCAGCCGGCGGTGCCGAAGGACAACACGCTCGAGCCGGGGAAAAAATGGTTCAGCGGCTTTTTCTCGATCGGGTCGAGGCAAAACCCCGACGATCGGCCGTACGTGGTCAGCACCATGCGGTCGTCGATGCGCTGGCGCACGAAGCATGCGCCGCGCTGGCCTTCATGCAGCCTGCAGTCTCGCGGACACAGATCGCACTGCAGCCTGCCGTCCCCGAGCATATGCCACCAGCGCCCGGGATACAGCGCTTCGGCTGCGGTCACGTCGTTTCCGGTTCCGCCCATTTGGCCACGGTATAACGCGAGAGGCACACGCCGTCGTCCCAGAAATCCGGTGCAACTCCGGCCTTGCGCTTGAGTTCCGTCAGGAAGGAACGCCGATCGGGCAGATTCTCCCAGACCTGCGGCAGGAAGGTCCCGCGATTGTCGCCGTATTCCAGAACGATGCCGTCGATTCCCTGGCGCAACTGAGCCAGCGCATCGCCTTCATCGCGCAGGGGCATCGGCTGCAGCGCGGACACAAGCGACACCTCGATGCGGACCGAACTGAGTTCCTCGAAGCGCAGCGGTTTGAAGCGTGGATCCTGGAACGCAGCGGCACGAGCATTCGCCTGCACATCGTCGAACAGGCTGCGCTGCGCGACAAGGCTGCCGATGCAGCCGCACAGGCGGCCATCCTTCTTCAGAGTGACAAAGCAAGCGCCTGGCCGATGCAGGAAGGCTGCCGGTTCGGTCGCGGAAGAATGGAGCCCGAATCCATCGACGATGGCCGATCGCGCGATTGTGATCAGCAGGTTTCCGTCGGTTTCGCTCAGCCCGTTCGCCGGCTGGTCGACTTGTTCAGCCGCGCCGTCGTAGAAGGCAAAGGAGGCGTAGCCGACAACGCGGTTCTTGTCGCCCGCGGTGTCGCCGGAGTTGCGCAGGTCCAGCAATTCTGGCCGCAGGCCGCGCCGTTCGGCCGTGTGCAACAGACCGTTGACTGGCGTGGCTCCGCATGCCTGTTCGTGATTCAGCCGCGGCGCGAGATCGAGGATCATGCGCGCCGTCTGCTCGTCGACAAGCCTGGCCTGCGAATAGGGCAGGTAATGCGACAGGTCCGAGCTCACCACGATCAGCGTCTCATTGCCACCCCAGAGCAGGTCCAATACCTCGGCGATTTCCTGTCCCGACGCATCGCCGACAGCGAGCGGCACCAGCGTGAAGCCGGCCAGCGTCTGCTGCAGAAAGGGCAGATGCACTTCGAGCGAATGTTCCAGAGCATGCGCCTGATCGCTGACACAGACCTGAGGCAGCCTGCGCAAGGCTTTCCCCGCCTCGCTGTCCACCGAAATTTCCCCGAGCGGCGTCGCGAATGCAGTGGTTTCGGGCAGCGCCAGCCCGCGCAGGCGTACGCGATGAGCGGGGCCGAGCAGGACGACGCGTGAG
This portion of the Betaproteobacteria bacterium genome encodes:
- the folD gene encoding bifunctional methylenetetrahydrofolate dehydrogenase/methenyltetrahydrofolate cyclohydrolase FolD, which gives rise to MSVTIMDGIAVSKAIRAQWKERVDALKEQGVTPGLAVILVGDNPASQVYVRYKVKACGVMGLHSELHPFPADVSEQTVLAKIAELNRSPKIHGILVQLPLPPQIDNTKVLEAISVEKDADGFHLYNLGALVAGGTVFPPCTPYGVMALLDHYRIPIEGCNAVVIGRSNIVGKPMALMLLARSATVSICTSKTRDLRQYTSIADILVVATGKPKMVTGDMIKPGVVVVDVGINRMPDGKLAGDVDFDSAKEKASYITPVPGGVGPMTVTMLLANTVQAAERFAAKSLNARADQVGAGSKVAALE
- a CDS encoding molybdopterin-dependent oxidoreductase — its product is MGVIGEPGVSSKLRIVHVACPHDCPDGCSMRVTVDTASGRAIKVEGDRTHPVTRGYLCNKVNHYLDLVYNDKRVLYPHRRVGPKGAGAKFQRIGWDEALNEIAVRLKAVISEYGAEAVQPFSYSGTLGMLGFFGMGERFFNKMGAARLERTICTAAGAAAEMHTFGRVGDANIEDLPDMEVVILWGTNLVSTGVHAMPFVNAARDNGAKIIAIDPRVTRTTAFADWHIQPRPGTDAALALGMMKVIVDRGLHDVDFLERHTLGWKKLLDERLPEYTLDRVEAITGIPAADVEKLALLYGGTKQSFIRVNWGIQRHDNGGMMTRAIKLLPAITGAMRGKGGVCMSTGGEMRRVDMRKLQGTYLLEGRTPRTINMIQLGNALNDSALDPPIKALFCWNADPANCVPDTTAARKGMSRDDLFMVVHDTFWCDSASYADIVLPADTALEHMDLLPAYGNYYYTLSEQAIGKQGESLDNQEMFRRLAKAMGYDDPCFSQSDENMIRELIDPKVNPLFEGITYDGLKRNGWARANVDSPRRWGINSGKWPTPSGKIEIYSEALAKLGVDPLPMHLPEQEGFESLEAKKKFPLQVISAATHYFIGSSFQHVPRLQEMLARPTFEISTRDAKARGIQDGDDCRLFNDRGEVFGHALIVDGLLSGVIGAQKQLQGSKMRGGVNINALTSQRESDMGRGPVFYSTLAQIEKAKKD
- the amrB gene encoding AmmeMemoRadiSam system protein B, translated to MNLVRAPAVAGAFYPGTVEGLQSQLSTLLASARAPDGRRPKALIAPHAGYVYSGSIAASAYAHLAPHRNDYSRVVLLGPAHRVRLRGLALPETTAFATPLGEISVDSEAGKALRRLPQVCVSDQAHALEHSLEVHLPFLQQTLAGFTLVPLAVGDASGQEIAEVLDLLWGGNETLIVVSSDLSHYLPYSQARLVDEQTARMILDLAPRLNHEQACGATPVNGLLHTAERRGLRPELLDLRNSGDTAGDKNRVVGYASFAFYDGAAEQVDQPANGLSETDGNLLITIARSAIVDGFGLHSSATEPAAFLHRPGACFVTLKKDGRLCGCIGSLVAQRSLFDDVQANARAAAFQDPRFKPLRFEELSSVRIEVSLVSALQPMPLRDEGDALAQLRQGIDGIVLEYGDNRGTFLPQVWENLPDRRSFLTELKRKAGVAPDFWDDGVCLSRYTVAKWAEPETT
- the amrS gene encoding AmmeMemoRadiSam system radical SAM enzyme; amino-acid sequence: MGGTGNDVTAAEALYPGRWWHMLGDGRLQCDLCPRDCRLHEGQRGACFVRQRIDDRMVLTTYGRSSGFCLDPIEKKPLNHFFPGSSVLSFGTAGCNLACKFCQNWDISKSRDMDRLMDLADPDRIAAAAEAAGSKSVAFTYNDPVIFAEYAMDVADACHARGIRTVAVTAGYMHDAPRREFYAKMDAANVDLKGFTDEFYVKLTGSTLQPVLDTLKYLRHETDVWFEVTTLLIPTKNDSDEELVQLSRWMSTELGTDVPLHFTAFHPDYKLDNLPPTPASTLTRAREIAIGEGLKYVYTGNVHDIEGGTTFCSGCGTGLIVRDWHRILIYRVSAEGRCTSCGRAIAGRFGKFEKPFGPRRIPVSIRA